The Aphis gossypii isolate Hap1 chromosome 3, ASM2018417v2, whole genome shotgun sequence genome includes a region encoding these proteins:
- the LOC114118909 gene encoding enhancer of split mgamma protein-like produces MSSVATEMQQPVSRTYQYRKVMKPMLERKRRARINRCLDELKELMVVALQSEGENVSKLEKADILELTVRHLHKLRRQQRLSGNPVTEMDRFRAGYTRCASEVSRCLAATPGLDVTLGANLMTHLGHRLNSIQPTGPTAAVTTTSPATPLTLNTDTSSSSSSSSSSASSSASSSCSSPPPPPSPTGSTTSSYPMPLTPNSMVGTGCNTDSTSTGLLQVVDMSLKNDNASVWRPW; encoded by the exons ATGTCTTCTGTCGCCACTGAAATGCAACAACCCGTCTCCAGGACTTACCAATACAGAAAG gTCATGAAACCAATGTTGGAACGCAAACGCCGCGCCCGCATCAACCGGTGCTTGGACGAGCTCAAAGAACTTATGGTGGTCGCCCTACAGTCCGAGGGCGAGAACGTCAGCAAACTGGAAAAGGCCGACATTCTCGAACTCACTGTCAGACACTTGCACAAGCTTCGCCGTCAACAACGCCTTTCCGGCAACCCGGTGACCGAAATGGACCGATTCCGCGCGGGATACACGCGCTGCGCCTCCGAAGTTTCCCGGTGCTTGGCCGCCACTCCCGGCCTGGACGTCACCCTGGGCGCCAACCTCATGACTCACCTGGGCCACCGACTCAACTCCATCCAACCGACCGGACCGACGGCGGCCGTGACCACCACCTCGCCGGCCACGCCGTTGACGCTCAACACCGACACGTCCTCGTCATCGTCCTCGTCCTCGTCCTCGGCGTCGTCGTCGGCTTCGTCGTCGTGCTCCTCACCACCACCACCCCCGTCGCCCACCGGCAGCACTACCTCGTCGTATCCGATGCCACTGACGCCCAACTCGATGGTCGGCACCGGATGCAACACGGACTCCACTTCCACCGGACTCCTGCAAGTCGTCGACATGTCCCTGAAAAACGACAACGCCTCCGTGTGGAGACCTTGGTAA
- the LOC126550976 gene encoding uncharacterized protein LOC126550976: MASGNVSLRCTKKKCSARIQMDKSMTTIVSINGEHLHEIVNDHDAQCHILRNNCKRKATENITDRPSKIMRHELCAAESTAMVSDDIGNIRVSMYRQRRKLLPKTPQSLEEAINQLWKIFTFNLLSTTSKTSNCYESMWKYIQKLCEKYNLEFSPKILLVDFEKAAHDGFLAVFPNSKIKCCKFHLGQSLFRKIQILGLRNEYMKNSEIGIWLKSFFGLAFLPCTEVSDAFADLMSIAPEDQTILKFSDYVLETYIDSSIFPPKIWAEIPDNEVIRTTNAAESYHRHLKDQFYSAHCSVHIVIDVLLKLQSETYLFMNSPPNNKLRVSHEEIIVQWKKYQDGEINRLEYVKKVGLKNQPIY; encoded by the exons ATGGCCAGTGGTAATGTGTCGTTGAGgtgtaccaaaaaaaaatgttctgctAGAATACAAATGGATAAATCTATGACTACAATTGTTAGTATTAATGGTGAGCATTTACACGAAATAGTGAACGATCATGATGCCCAGTGTCATATTTTGCGCAATAATTGTAAAAGAAAAGCAACCGAAAATATAACGGACCGACCATCGAAAATTATGCGTCACGAGTTGTGTGCTGCTGAAAGTACTGCAATGGTTTCAGATGATATTGGAAATATTCGAGTTTCAATGTACAGACAACGACGTAAATTATTGCCGAAAACGCCTCAATCATTGGAAGAAGCTATTAATCAA CTGTGGaagatatttacatttaatttactgtCTACTACAAGTAAAACTTCAAATTGCTATGAATCAATGTggaaatacatacaaaaattgtgtgaaaaatataatttagaattttctcCTAAAATACTCCtagttgattttgaaaaagcaGCACATGATGGATTTTTAGCAGTTTTTcccaattcaaaaataaaatgttgtaaatttcATTTAGGGCAATCGTTGTTTCGGAAAATTCAAATCTTGGGTCTTCGAAATGAATACATGAAGAACTCTGAAATAGGGATTTGGTTGAAGTCTTTTTTTGGTTTGGCTTTTCTTCCGTGCACCGAAGTATCTGATGCTTTTGCAGATTTAATGTCTATCGCGCCCGAagatcaaacaattttaaaatttagtgatTACGTTTTAGAAACATACATTGATTCTAGTATTTTTCCACCTAAAATTTGGGCTGAAATTCCGGATAATGAGGTTATACGAACTACAAATGCAGCTGAATCATATCATCGACATTTAAAAGATCAATTTTATTCGGCTCATTGTTCCGTCCATATAgtaattgatgtattattaaaattacaaagtgaaacatatttatttatgaactcTCCtcctaacaataaattaagggTATCTCACGaagaaataattgtacaatggAAGAAATATCAGGATGGTGAAATAAATCGTTTAGAATATGTGAAAAAAGTAGgattaaaaaatcaaccaatttattaa
- the LOC114133129 gene encoding uncharacterized protein LOC114133129: MLPLKPPVPKKNVKNIKLVNFPIFDENGDIFDPNAWPKYQGIFNGRVIIINDLNDKSRLCNLGCFGQFGIIDKDKFIDYKTLQNQVLRQKKNWQAMELVPFEFPNNNQNYEDKKNARTKFQKPHDANKPTYNNWKDLKSSRSTEYEQLLILSGVQHELSYFLLLEEAFFLCYTLECLEMRKENGSLMSVVECWKQFNGLKKNFPYYYAAYHYYRSKGWVVKPGQQYGGDYVLYKSSPTYYHSSYVVVISANGQNSELLPSWPSWYGCGRAIEAASKDLLICTVLGPEYEEEMLIDLSQYTINDIIVRRWVPSQNRKKP, from the exons atgtTGCCTTTGAAACCACCagtacctaaaaaaaatgtaaaaaatattaaactggttaattttccaatttttgatgaaaatggAGACATTTTTGATCCAAATGCATGGCCAAAATATCAAGGAATTTTTAATGGGAGAGTTATTATCATCAACGATTTAAACGACAAATCACGTCTTTGCAATTTg gGTTGTTTTGGACAATTTGGTATAATTGACAAAGACAAATTCATAGACTACAAAACTCTACAAAATCAAGTGTTAAGGCAAAAAAAGAATTGGCAAGCAATGGAATTAGTACCTTTTGAATTTCCTAATAACAACCAAAATtatgaagataaaaaaaacgcACGTACCAAATTCCAAAAACCTCATGACGCTAATAAGccaacttataataattggaaaGATTTAAAATCAAGTCGTTCTACAGAATATGAACAACTGTTAATTCTATCTGGTGTTCAACatgaattatcatattttctacttttagaagaagctttttttttatgttacacTTTGGAATGTTTGGAAATGCGAAAAGAGAATGGTTCATTAATGAGTGTAGTTGAATGTTGGAAGCAATTTaatggtttgaaaaaaaattttccatattattatgcagcctatcattattatagatcAAAAGGATGGGTTGTTAAACCGGGACAACAATATGGTGGAGATTATg TACTGTACAAATCATCTCCAACATACTATCATTCTTCATATGTGGTTGTGATTAGTGCTAATGGTCAAAATAGTGAATTGTTACCATCGTGGCCTTCATGGTATGGATGTGGTCGAGCAATAGAAGCTGCTAGTAAAGATTTACTTATATGCACAGTTCTTGGTCCTGAGTATGAAGAAGAAATGCTTATCGATCTGTCACAGTACACTATTAATGACATTATAGTAAGACGTTGGGTGCCATctcaaaacagaaaaaaaccttaa
- the LOC114133130 gene encoding 26S proteasome non-ATPase regulatory subunit 14 — translation MDRLLRLGGGIPLGQGGAPAADTPVVDTAEQVYVSSLALLKMLKHGRAGVPMEVMGLMLGEFVDDYTVRVIDVFAMPQTGTGVSVEAVDPVFQAKMLDMLKQTGRPEMVVGWYHSHPGFGCWLSGVDINTQQSFEALSERAVAVVVDPIQSVKGKVVIDAFRLINPNMMVLGQEPRQTTSNLGHLQKPSVQALIHGLNRHYYSISINYRKNELEQKMLLNLHKKSWMDGMALEDYEKHCDTNRSTVKEMLELAKSYNKALEDEDKMTPEQLAIKNVGKQDPKRHLEEKVDNLMSGNIVQCLGSMLDTVVFK, via the exons ATGGATCGTCTATTGAGGTTGGGCGGTGGTATTCCTTTGGGACAAGGGGGAGCGCCTGCTGCCGATACTCCTGTTGTAGATACTGCTGAACAAGTCTATGTATCGTCATTGGCcctgttaaaaatgttgaaacatGGTCGTGCTGGAGTCCCTATGGAAGTTATGGGCTTAATGTTGGGTGAATTTGTGGACGATTACACTGTACGCGTTATTGATGTATTTGCAATGCCCCAAACTGGAACT GGTGTAAGTGTTGAAGCTGTAGATCCAGTATTCCAAGCAAAGATGTTGGACATGTTGAAACAAACTGGCAGGCCGGAAATGGTTGTAGGATGGTATCACTCACATCCAGGGTTTGGATGCTGGTTATCTGGTGTCGATATTAATACACAACAAAGTTTTGAAGCCCTCTCTGAAAGAGCTGTTGCTGTTGTAGTGGACCCTATTCAAAGTGTTAAAG gAAAGGTAGTTATTGATGCCTTCCGTTTAATTAACCCCAACATGATGGTACTTGGCCAAGAGCCAAGACAAACTACTAGCAATTTAGGACATTTACAAAAACCTTCAGTTcaa GCTCTAATTCATGGTCTTAATCGTCATTACTATTCTATTTCAATAAACTACCGGAAAAATGAACTcgaacaaaaaatgttattgaatttacataaaaaatcatGGATGGATGGTATGGCACTTGAAGATTATGAAAAGCATTGTGATACCAACCGATCAACAGTTAAAGAAATGCTAGAGTTAGCTAAGAGTtacaataaa GCTTTGGAAGATGAGGATAAAATGACACCAGAACAATTGGCTATCAAAAATGTAGGAAAACAAGATCCTAAGAGGCATTTGGAAGAAAAGGTTGATAACTTAATGTCTGGAAACATTGTTCAGTGTTTGGGTTCTATGTTGGATActgtagtatttaaataa
- the LOC114133131 gene encoding COX assembly mitochondrial protein homolog has translation MSASSEIKDERKSRYGGGPHGLGDPDSYSLRKIEQNVVIPKIVRERAKYEKCSEENKVFGDCCLNTGFWMFYKCRTEVKGLNDCMSKWFTNEDFIKECRDQYLQERRQYRLTGVKKNPEVQKIKS, from the exons atGTCTGCATCATCTGAAATTAAGGATGAACGTAAATCTCGATATGGAGGAGGACCACATGGGTTGG GAGATCCTGATAGCTATTCATTGagaaaaattgaacaaaatgtAGTAATACCAAAAATTGTAAGAGAAAGagcaaaatatgaaaaatgttctGAAGAAAATAAAG TGTTTGGAGATTGTTGTTTGAATACTGGATTCTGGATGTTCTATAAATGCAGAACAGAAGTAAAAGGATTAAATGATTGCATGTCCAAGTGGTTTACTAatgaagattttattaaagaatGTCGAGATCAATATTTACAAGAACGAAGACAATACAGACTTACaggagttaaaaaaaatccagaagtacagaaaataaaaagttga